The Pseudomonas sp. Marseille-Q3773 DNA window TTGAGCAAGGCTTCGTCACCCCAGCGTGCTACCGGCAACTGTTCTTCCAGGTGGATCACCACCTCGTCGGGCCACACCCGGCGCACTTCGGCATGGGCGATCCACGGCATCTGCTCGAGCTCGGCACGCATCGCCGGCAGGTCGACACTGAAAAAGCTCGCCGCGACGTACGGCGCAATACGTTGCTGCACCGACTGCTGGCTGATGTAGCTGAGGTCGCCCTGCACGTCGATCTTGGTGATCGGCCGGTCAGCGTACGGCATCAGGCGAATGGCGCCTTCATAGGCACCAAAGCCGGCGGCCACCAGCACCACCGGCCACAGCAGGCGCTTCAGCCCGCCCAGGCTAGGCCGCGGCAGGCGCGCCGATACGGGCTCGTCGGCCACCAGCCGGCTGGCACCACGCGGCACCGGCTTGCTACGGCCGGTAACGGGTTGCTGCTGACGTATCATCGCGCCTTGCATGATGGTTAACCTCGCGTCGCCACGCTTTCGGCCAGGATCGCCAGCACCAGCTGCTGGAAGTCCAGGCCGGCCGCGCGAGCCGCCA harbors:
- a CDS encoding cell division protein FtsQ/DivIB translates to MQGAMIRQQQPVTGRSKPVPRGASRLVADEPVSARLPRPSLGGLKRLLWPVVLVAAGFGAYEGAIRLMPYADRPITKIDVQGDLSYISQQSVQQRIAPYVAASFFSVDLPAMRAELEQMPWIAHAEVRRVWPDEVVIHLEEQLPVARWGDEALLNNQGQAFTPRELANYEHLPQLAGPQRAQQQVMQQYQVLSQMLRPLGFSIARLELRERGSWFLTTGASSAGPGIELLLGRDHLVEKMRRFIAIYDKTLKEQITNIARIDLRYANGLAVGWREPIAPTTAQPAVAKN